A DNA window from Thiobacillus denitrificans ATCC 25259 contains the following coding sequences:
- the epsG gene encoding chain length determinant protein tyrosine kinase EpsG: MNSFTNPSEQGRMAEVVTRIRADANIGRLLQDAGKLKAQDMERVLKLQQKENLRFGEAALKLGLVTEADVRQALSHQFEYPNISTADAKLGPDLIAATDPYGKEAEALRSLRSALLLRWFNDSGRKTLAIGSARPEDGASYLAANLAVLFAQMGRKVLLIDANMRQQRQHTIFNLGNGVGLSDVLGERVPSMQVHTIKPFQTLSVLPAGSPPPNPAELLARPSFGALLAGLETTYDIILIDTAPAQFSSDFQLVTARSGGMLLAARRNVSRLAALADLKEKILFSGAEVVGAVVLN, translated from the coding sequence ATGAACTCATTCACCAATCCCAGCGAGCAAGGCCGTATGGCCGAGGTGGTCACCCGCATCCGCGCGGACGCCAACATCGGCAGGCTGCTGCAGGATGCGGGCAAGCTCAAGGCGCAGGACATGGAGCGCGTCCTGAAATTGCAGCAGAAGGAAAACCTGCGGTTCGGCGAGGCGGCGCTCAAGCTCGGCCTCGTGACCGAAGCGGATGTCCGTCAGGCGCTGTCGCACCAGTTCGAATATCCCAATATTTCCACTGCGGACGCCAAACTTGGTCCCGATCTGATTGCCGCCACCGATCCTTACGGCAAGGAGGCCGAGGCGCTGCGCTCACTGCGCTCCGCGCTGCTGCTGCGCTGGTTCAACGACAGCGGTCGCAAGACGCTCGCGATCGGCAGCGCGCGCCCCGAAGACGGCGCGAGCTACCTCGCGGCGAATCTAGCCGTGCTGTTTGCGCAAATGGGGCGCAAGGTATTGCTGATCGACGCCAACATGCGCCAGCAACGCCAGCACACAATTTTCAATCTCGGCAACGGCGTTGGGCTGTCCGACGTTCTGGGCGAGCGCGTGCCGTCGATGCAGGTGCACACGATCAAGCCGTTCCAGACGCTTTCCGTGCTGCCGGCAGGATCACCGCCGCCCAATCCGGCCGAACTCCTGGCGCGGCCGTCGTTCGGCGCGCTACTGGCCGGCCTTGAGACGACCTACGACATCATCCTGATCGACACGGCGCCCGCCCAATTCAGTTCGGACTTCCAGCTGGTCACGGCACGTTCGGGCGGGATGCTGCTTGCCGCCCGTCGCAACGTCAGTCGGCTGGCAGCGCTGGCCGACCTCAAGGAAAAAATCCTCTTCAGCGGCGCCGAGGTCGTGGGCGCCGTCGTGCTTAACTGA
- a CDS encoding glycosyltransferase family 4 protein, producing MRVINVGQNYHLRGGSDKYLFSLESLLRDHGHEVIPFASRQASNIETPWSSYFPPEVDFQRPRPVDVLRYAYSQPAREAMRKLVREQTPDIAHLHIYYGQLTASILAPLANAGIPVVQTLHEYKIVCPTYSLFAHGEICEACEGRHFWRAAARRCNRGSFVRSALSATEAYVSRWLGAVDKVSHFIAVSDFLRDKVVSMGVPGNKVTTVHNFMDCAGIEPARELGTYLLYFGRLERIKGIYTLLEAVAPLRDTPLLIVGDGNEKTLLQSEITRRGLDHVKLLGFKQGQELRDLIRGSICTIAPSVCYETFGLTLVESFAHGRPVVASRIGGMTEVVADGVDGFLVRPGGIEELRERLLWMTTHPDRALEMGRHGRAKVLSQFSPERHYEKVMAVYGKVANR from the coding sequence ATGCGCGTGATCAATGTTGGGCAGAATTACCATCTCCGAGGGGGATCGGACAAATATCTGTTCTCACTCGAGAGTTTGTTGCGTGACCACGGCCATGAAGTGATCCCTTTCGCGTCGCGGCAGGCCTCCAACATCGAAACGCCCTGGTCGTCCTATTTTCCGCCAGAAGTGGACTTCCAGCGCCCGCGCCCGGTTGACGTCCTCCGGTATGCGTATTCCCAGCCAGCGCGCGAAGCGATGCGAAAACTGGTTCGAGAGCAGACGCCCGACATCGCACATCTTCACATCTATTACGGCCAACTCACGGCATCGATTCTTGCTCCGCTGGCCAATGCCGGGATTCCCGTCGTGCAAACGCTTCACGAATACAAAATCGTGTGCCCGACCTACAGTTTGTTCGCGCATGGGGAAATCTGCGAGGCATGCGAAGGGCGCCATTTTTGGCGAGCGGCGGCACGCCGCTGCAATCGTGGTTCTTTCGTGCGTTCGGCCCTGAGCGCGACGGAAGCATACGTCTCGAGATGGCTAGGCGCGGTGGATAAGGTCAGCCACTTCATCGCGGTAAGCGATTTTCTGCGCGACAAGGTGGTTTCGATGGGCGTGCCGGGGAACAAGGTCACGACCGTACATAATTTCATGGATTGCGCCGGCATCGAACCGGCGCGCGAGCTGGGCACGTATCTTCTCTATTTCGGCCGGCTGGAGCGCATCAAGGGCATCTACACACTGCTTGAAGCCGTGGCGCCTCTGAGGGACACCCCCCTGCTGATTGTGGGCGACGGGAACGAGAAGACGCTTCTGCAGAGCGAGATTACGCGACGCGGTCTGGATCACGTGAAGCTGCTCGGGTTCAAGCAGGGGCAGGAGCTGCGCGACTTGATCCGCGGAAGTATCTGTACGATCGCGCCTTCGGTCTGTTACGAAACCTTCGGCCTGACGCTCGTCGAGTCGTTCGCGCACGGCAGGCCGGTGGTGGCCAGTCGGATCGGCGGCATGACAGAAGTGGTCGCGGATGGCGTGGATGGCTTTCTTGTTCGACCAGGGGGTATCGAGGAATTGAGGGAACGCTTATTGTGGATGACAACCCACCCGGACCGCGCGCTGGAGATGGGGCGCCATGGTCGAGCCAAAGTTCTAAGTCAGTTTTCTCCGGAGCGCCATTACGAAAAGGTTATGGCGGTTTACGGAAAAGTAGCGAACCGATGA
- a CDS encoding lipopolysaccharide biosynthesis protein, translated as MIGIAWLFMLVRELPLADYGAYVTFTAFLNIFVVVGSFGLIAVAERYVPEHRSLSSGPVLARFLTRLIALRVVLLAVACLAMAGFSAHLPALLSIEGMADTFLVFQIVVFGEGLCRYIETIFDSLLQQKYSQISTLFRYGTRLLALLAYPLLSDEALDLFTWITIEAVTVSLGALLALALMSKIVRQARHEEGERAGEGKLDYPRYIRYAAPIYLGRILALFSGIEMAKLVTTKMLGLEASAVFGFCASLAITLQRYLPTYLLMGMVRPLFITAFHSERPQKRLDFLFSLIVKLNMFAILPALAVTTVLGDGVVHLFSSGKISEGGLMLTLMLGFVVSQALRIAHGMVLISLEDGKGSLLIAVAGATVFALSALFVSVYGPVALVLGLVAADFVAMAIAGHRIRMKSYRLNYPYRGIGKLFIATVGATLFISLLDLSLAGYGEISRVLAAAGLGMVLYALLAQSIRPFTDEERGAINRMLPVRLFVW; from the coding sequence GTGATCGGCATCGCCTGGCTGTTTATGCTCGTGCGCGAACTTCCGCTCGCGGATTACGGGGCCTACGTCACGTTCACGGCGTTTCTGAATATCTTCGTGGTTGTCGGGAGTTTCGGCCTGATTGCGGTGGCCGAAAGATATGTGCCCGAGCACCGCTCGCTGTCGTCGGGTCCGGTTCTCGCGCGGTTTTTGACACGGCTGATCGCGCTTCGCGTCGTTCTTTTGGCGGTGGCGTGCCTCGCCATGGCCGGCTTCAGCGCGCATCTCCCCGCCCTTCTTTCCATCGAGGGCATGGCTGATACATTTCTGGTCTTCCAGATCGTGGTCTTCGGTGAGGGGCTATGCCGTTACATCGAAACCATATTCGACTCTCTCTTGCAGCAGAAGTACTCCCAGATATCGACGCTCTTTCGCTACGGGACCAGGCTTCTCGCCCTGCTCGCATACCCGCTCCTTTCCGACGAAGCACTCGATTTGTTCACCTGGATCACGATCGAGGCCGTGACCGTGAGCCTCGGCGCGCTGCTTGCCCTCGCTCTTATGTCGAAGATCGTCCGTCAGGCGCGGCACGAAGAGGGGGAGCGCGCGGGGGAAGGCAAACTGGATTATCCCCGCTACATTCGTTACGCGGCGCCGATATACCTCGGCCGCATACTTGCCCTTTTCAGCGGCATCGAGATGGCGAAATTGGTCACCACGAAAATGCTTGGCCTCGAAGCGTCCGCCGTGTTCGGGTTCTGCGCGTCCCTCGCCATCACGCTCCAGCGTTACCTGCCGACCTATCTCCTCATGGGTATGGTTCGCCCATTGTTCATCACGGCATTTCACTCCGAGCGTCCGCAAAAGCGTCTGGATTTCCTGTTTTCCTTGATCGTCAAGCTGAATATGTTCGCCATATTGCCCGCGCTCGCCGTCACGACGGTGCTGGGCGACGGCGTCGTCCATCTTTTTTCGAGCGGAAAAATAAGCGAGGGCGGGCTGATGCTGACGCTGATGCTCGGGTTCGTGGTAAGCCAGGCCTTGCGAATCGCACACGGGATGGTCTTGATATCGCTCGAGGATGGCAAGGGTTCGCTACTGATTGCAGTCGCGGGGGCGACCGTGTTTGCGCTGTCAGCACTGTTTGTTTCGGTCTACGGCCCGGTCGCCCTGGTCCTCGGACTTGTCGCGGCCGACTTCGTCGCGATGGCGATCGCGGGGCATCGCATAAGGATGAAATCCTACCGGCTGAATTATCCCTACCGCGGGATCGGCAAGCTGTTCATCGCAACAGTCGGGGCGACCCTGTTCATTTCATTGCTCGATTTGTCGCTCGCCGGTTACGGCGAAATCAGCCGGGTCCTGGCAGCGGCGGGTCTGGGGATGGTGCTTTATGCGTTGCTCGCGCAGTCGATCCGCCCCTTCACCGATGAGGAGCGGGGCGCCATCAACCGGATGCTACCGGTCCGCCTTTTTGTGTGGTGA
- the epsE gene encoding polysaccharide export protein EpsE, whose amino-acid sequence MMKLWRTVCAMCLMLLAPPALSGDTDYRMGVGDVVRITVYGQPDLTTDARVSAKGNISFPLIGEVKLAGTTPAEGEREIASRLSKGGFVVQPFVTLNVVQYRGQQVSVLGRVNRPGKYPLEKAGRVSDALALAGGILPDGADVITLVRERDGKIEYRQIDVLALFNPGGDPNNVVVQDGDIINVARQPMFYIYGEVQRPGAFRLEQNMTLMQALSMGGGLTPRGTQRGIRIMRRDDKGAVREVSGELGDLVKPDDVIYVKESLF is encoded by the coding sequence ATGATGAAGTTGTGGCGTACCGTTTGTGCGATGTGTTTGATGTTGCTGGCACCGCCGGCGCTGAGCGGGGATACCGATTACCGCATGGGTGTCGGTGATGTGGTGAGGATCACTGTATATGGGCAGCCCGACCTCACCACCGATGCTCGGGTGAGCGCAAAGGGCAACATCAGTTTTCCCTTGATCGGCGAGGTTAAGCTCGCAGGTACAACACCCGCTGAAGGGGAGCGGGAGATTGCCAGCCGCCTCAGCAAAGGCGGGTTCGTCGTGCAGCCCTTCGTCACGCTGAACGTCGTGCAGTACCGCGGCCAGCAGGTCTCCGTTTTGGGGCGGGTGAACCGCCCGGGCAAATATCCCCTGGAGAAAGCGGGCCGCGTCAGCGACGCGCTCGCCTTGGCAGGCGGCATCCTCCCCGACGGCGCCGACGTCATCACGCTGGTTCGTGAGCGCGACGGCAAGATCGAATATCGCCAGATCGATGTGCTTGCGTTGTTTAACCCAGGTGGAGACCCCAACAATGTCGTGGTTCAGGACGGCGACATCATCAACGTCGCGCGCCAGCCTATGTTCTACATCTACGGCGAAGTGCAGCGACCCGGTGCTTTCAGGCTCGAGCAGAACATGACGCTCATGCAGGCTCTCTCGATGGGCGGCGGCCTCACGCCGCGCGGGACGCAGCGCGGGATCCGGATCATGCGGCGAGACGACAAGGGAGCGGTGCGAGAAGTCAGCGGGGAACTGGGTGACCTCGTGAAACCCGACGACGTCATCTACGTCAAGGAAAGCCTGTTCTAA
- a CDS encoding alkaline phosphatase family protein, which yields MQTLESLGYIGDVRRGASGITDLESFFQIIKAMEERRTASFIQLAQEHKIDFGFAGYMGLSRICYLLMADILGLIDKSNRVDTETDRLILDFFSHNDRLYRKLVEELAPDRILVVSDHGMSPYTHHVNLNDFLVKGGWQRKNASMDGWLRAVGKTLKSLLPVHFRRNLGKKLPGVREFVGKQNYVSKDTVAIATSYIPGIYMNDARFGGPVAPEEKEKLVMEIVGRFNAYGRAKRNGLSARPYAAEHKGRYAQAFLPDIWVDHPNTIFFNDYGPFIAKNRQYKPFDSFAYVVSDMNSGIKGVQPLLCLVGASKEKLPVVNTGDLTQAYRIMQECMVVSATNSGSHEKRAVRS from the coding sequence ATGCAAACTCTGGAATCCCTAGGCTATATCGGAGATGTTCGAAGGGGTGCGAGCGGAATAACCGATTTGGAAAGTTTTTTCCAGATTATAAAAGCCATGGAGGAAAGACGCACGGCAAGCTTTATTCAGCTCGCCCAGGAACATAAAATTGATTTCGGTTTTGCCGGATACATGGGATTGTCGAGGATCTGTTACCTGCTCATGGCCGACATCCTTGGTCTCATCGACAAATCGAATCGCGTCGATACCGAGACTGACAGGCTGATACTCGATTTTTTCTCGCATAACGACCGGCTATACCGCAAGCTTGTCGAGGAACTGGCGCCGGACCGCATTTTGGTCGTCTCCGATCACGGTATGTCTCCATATACTCATCATGTAAACCTGAACGATTTCCTAGTCAAGGGCGGCTGGCAGAGAAAAAATGCTTCGATGGACGGGTGGCTGCGAGCCGTGGGAAAAACGCTCAAAAGTTTGCTTCCGGTACATTTCCGAAGAAATCTGGGTAAGAAGCTGCCAGGCGTACGTGAATTTGTCGGGAAACAGAATTATGTGTCAAAGGACACGGTCGCTATCGCGACAAGCTACATACCAGGTATATATATGAATGACGCCCGCTTCGGCGGGCCAGTTGCGCCGGAGGAGAAGGAAAAACTGGTCATGGAGATCGTAGGCAGGTTCAACGCCTATGGCCGGGCCAAGAGGAATGGACTGAGTGCGAGACCTTATGCTGCCGAGCATAAGGGGCGTTATGCACAGGCTTTTTTGCCCGATATCTGGGTCGATCATCCGAACACAATATTTTTCAATGATTACGGGCCTTTCATTGCCAAGAATCGGCAATATAAACCGTTCGATTCCTTTGCATATGTCGTGTCGGACATGAACTCGGGCATCAAGGGGGTCCAGCCTTTGCTGTGCCTCGTCGGGGCTTCGAAGGAAAAGTTGCCCGTAGTGAACACGGGGGACCTTACGCAGGCTTACCGAATCATGCAGGAATGTATGGTTGTATCCGCTACGAACAGCGGTTCCCACGAAAAGCGGGCCGTCCGCTCGTAG
- a CDS encoding glycosyltransferase family 2 protein — protein MSVIIATYNCAPYLAEAIESALGQDGVNVEVVVVDDASTDGTLVVARRYEQAGRVRLFVNEVNRGPSFSRNRAISAARGEWVAQLDGDDWFAPGRLLTLLQLADARQADLVADDMFMVEDSTLRAVSTPFLNNGVPWRAAQSVTPLDVIKYDLGSLKPLMRRAFLVEHSLAYEEGLNYGEDFLLLLKAMLAGARVTIAPEPMYHLRRGNTGSLTTQRGRLLRQVEDTTKKLMSDPDISRRPRVVAALGARLNHVRRLAMLEDVIRLGKQGHFASLFAKFFADPKLFLALLRRGPEMIAIRVRRRLNRKTLSRAHLPPGAHGLS, from the coding sequence GTGAGTGTAATCATCGCCACATACAACTGTGCGCCGTATCTGGCGGAAGCCATCGAATCTGCGTTGGGGCAGGACGGCGTGAATGTAGAAGTGGTGGTGGTAGATGACGCGTCGACCGATGGAACCCTCGTGGTAGCACGCCGCTACGAACAGGCGGGGCGGGTAAGGTTGTTCGTGAACGAAGTGAATCGGGGGCCCAGCTTTTCGAGAAACCGGGCTATCAGTGCCGCACGGGGTGAATGGGTGGCCCAATTGGACGGCGATGATTGGTTCGCTCCCGGTCGGCTTTTAACCTTGCTGCAACTGGCCGATGCTCGTCAGGCAGATCTTGTGGCGGACGATATGTTCATGGTGGAAGACAGTACGCTGCGAGCAGTATCGACTCCCTTTCTCAATAACGGCGTGCCATGGCGGGCAGCACAATCGGTCACGCCTTTGGATGTGATCAAATATGACCTAGGATCGCTGAAGCCGCTGATGCGCCGAGCTTTTCTCGTCGAACATTCGCTGGCGTATGAAGAGGGTCTGAATTACGGTGAGGATTTCCTGTTGCTATTAAAGGCTATGCTGGCTGGTGCGCGCGTCACGATCGCGCCGGAGCCCATGTACCACTTAAGACGAGGTAACACGGGGTCGTTGACGACTCAGCGCGGCCGCCTGCTTCGTCAGGTCGAGGACACGACAAAGAAACTCATGAGTGATCCGGACATTAGCCGTCGTCCAAGAGTGGTGGCAGCGTTGGGAGCTCGCCTGAATCACGTCAGACGGTTGGCGATGCTTGAAGACGTTATTCGGCTGGGAAAGCAGGGTCATTTTGCGAGCCTCTTCGCAAAATTCTTCGCGGATCCAAAACTCTTCCTCGCACTCCTACGAAGAGGACCAGAAATGATTGCAATACGTGTCCGTCGGCGACTGAATCGCAAGACATTAAGCCGCGCACATCTTCCCCCCGGGGCCCACGGCCTGTCCTGA
- a CDS encoding polysaccharide pyruvyl transferase family protein produces the protein MEVGVLTLHNAFNFGAYLQAYALQKALIGMGHDVEFISLSGREASMRRIRTLLSKKPSKLVFNLRKYAAFRQAWKSINVNRTSYSKTRRHYDAVVIGSDEVWNIQNPTFAMMPEYFGRGLNAKNIITYAPSSSKTTYADVAQNPLLAEGMRNIHHFSARDRNTFEIVEKIVNKPVTMVLDPTFLVEYDEEVEEAGVNSHGYVLVYTYQFDRLKIEKTRRFARSRGLRLISPCFYNDWCDEVVPCTPFGFLGLIRDAEYVVTDTFHGSIFSILYGKHFGSYASEKIKVAALLSALGLADRELGGVDDIGSVLDARIDYGRVRTCIEQERDVSLNYLRQALAPAG, from the coding sequence ATGGAAGTAGGAGTTCTAACGCTTCATAACGCGTTTAATTTTGGTGCTTATCTACAAGCTTACGCACTGCAGAAAGCTCTCATCGGAATGGGGCACGACGTCGAATTCATCAGTCTTTCCGGCCGCGAGGCTAGTATGAGAAGGATAAGAACGTTACTGTCTAAAAAGCCAAGCAAGCTTGTTTTTAATTTACGGAAATATGCTGCGTTTCGGCAGGCTTGGAAATCAATCAACGTCAATAGGACGAGTTATTCTAAGACCAGAAGGCATTATGATGCAGTGGTAATCGGTAGCGACGAAGTGTGGAATATTCAAAATCCCACATTTGCCATGATGCCCGAGTATTTCGGTCGCGGCCTTAACGCAAAAAACATCATTACTTACGCCCCGAGTTCCAGCAAGACCACTTATGCGGACGTTGCACAGAACCCTTTGCTGGCAGAGGGCATGCGTAACATCCATCATTTCTCCGCACGGGACAGAAATACGTTCGAAATTGTCGAGAAAATTGTTAATAAACCTGTGACTATGGTTCTTGATCCTACATTTCTAGTCGAATACGACGAGGAAGTCGAAGAGGCGGGGGTCAACTCCCATGGATATGTTCTTGTTTACACATATCAGTTCGATCGCCTCAAGATAGAAAAGACCAGACGATTTGCAAGATCTCGCGGTCTGAGACTGATATCGCCGTGTTTCTACAATGACTGGTGCGACGAGGTCGTGCCTTGCACCCCCTTCGGCTTCCTGGGGCTGATCCGCGACGCCGAGTACGTTGTCACGGATACCTTCCATGGCAGCATATTCTCGATTCTCTATGGCAAGCACTTCGGCTCCTATGCGTCCGAAAAGATCAAGGTGGCCGCGCTCCTCTCGGCGCTGGGCTTGGCCGACAGGGAGTTGGGTGGTGTCGACGATATCGGGTCGGTCCTGGATGCGCGGATCGACTATGGAAGGGTGCGGACCTGCATTGAGCAGGAGCGGGACGTCTCGCTGAACTACCTGCGGCAGGCGCTCGCCCCTGCGGGGTGA
- the epsF gene encoding chain length determinant protein EpsF: protein MNFTQLLLVLYARKWIVLGVLLVAVTATAVVSFLLPKEYSATTMVVIDSKSKDPVTGQLMPSQMFPGYMATQVEIIQSARVARNVVRALKLDESPAIRQQFMDATQGQGSIEQWLGDLLLEKLEVEPSRESSAISIEYSGADPRFAAIVANAFAKAYIDTNLELRVAPAKEATTWYDQQIAQLRAKLDEAQQKLTAYQREKGLVESDQRLDVETARMAELAAQMVAAQSAAFDASSKVRGSGDLPEVINNPVVQSLKGKVAATEGKLAELARRVGPNHPEYVRLQAEANSYRSQLNEEIARATRAVEATSGAAKQRLGGISGAFEAQKARVLDLKKQREEATLLARDVESAQRVYDAALQRYSQTRMEAESTQTDIGILNPAVPPLEPSSPRIVLNIVLSIFLGGLLGMGIGFLVELWDRRVRSAQDIAELDIPLLAEVGRKMVRGRPRRRLFRRERLAAA, encoded by the coding sequence ATGAATTTCACACAGTTGCTTCTCGTCCTCTACGCACGAAAATGGATCGTCCTTGGCGTGCTTTTGGTCGCAGTTACCGCAACCGCCGTGGTCAGTTTTCTGTTGCCTAAGGAATATTCGGCAACCACGATGGTGGTCATCGACTCGAAGAGCAAAGACCCTGTCACGGGCCAACTCATGCCCTCGCAGATGTTCCCGGGATACATGGCTACGCAGGTCGAGATTATCCAGAGCGCTCGCGTTGCCCGAAACGTGGTGCGAGCCCTGAAACTCGACGAAAGTCCGGCGATCCGCCAGCAATTCATGGACGCCACCCAAGGCCAGGGCAGCATCGAGCAATGGCTCGGAGATCTACTGCTCGAGAAGCTCGAAGTGGAACCTTCCCGTGAGTCGAGCGCGATCTCGATCGAATACTCGGGGGCGGATCCGCGCTTTGCCGCGATCGTCGCGAATGCTTTCGCCAAGGCCTACATCGACACAAACCTGGAATTGCGCGTGGCGCCGGCGAAGGAGGCGACCACCTGGTACGACCAGCAGATTGCCCAGCTACGCGCGAAGCTCGACGAGGCCCAGCAGAAATTGACCGCGTATCAGCGGGAGAAAGGTCTCGTCGAATCCGACCAGCGCTTGGACGTCGAAACCGCGCGCATGGCGGAACTCGCTGCTCAGATGGTCGCCGCGCAGTCGGCCGCGTTCGATGCGTCGTCCAAGGTCCGCGGCAGCGGCGATCTCCCGGAAGTGATCAATAACCCGGTCGTGCAAAGCCTGAAGGGAAAGGTCGCCGCCACCGAGGGCAAGCTTGCAGAACTCGCGCGGCGGGTCGGCCCGAACCATCCCGAGTACGTTCGCCTTCAGGCGGAGGCGAATTCGTACCGGTCGCAATTGAATGAGGAGATCGCACGGGCGACCCGCGCGGTGGAGGCAACGTCGGGCGCGGCAAAACAGCGGCTCGGCGGCATCTCCGGCGCGTTCGAAGCGCAGAAGGCACGTGTACTGGACTTGAAAAAGCAGCGCGAGGAGGCGACCCTGCTCGCGCGTGACGTCGAGAGTGCTCAACGTGTCTACGACGCCGCCCTGCAGCGCTACAGCCAGACGCGGATGGAGGCGGAGTCGACGCAAACCGACATTGGCATTCTGAATCCCGCGGTGCCGCCGCTCGAACCTTCCTCGCCTCGCATCGTCCTGAACATCGTTCTGTCGATATTCCTCGGCGGGCTGTTGGGGATGGGCATCGGGTTCCTAGTCGAGCTGTGGGATCGCCGCGTACGCTCCGCGCAGGACATTGCCGAACTCGACATTCCGCTTCTCGCCGAGGTTGGCAGGAAGATGGTCCGGGGACGGCCCCGCCGCCGCCTGTTCCGTCGCGAGCGCCTCGCCGCGGCATGA
- the xrtB gene encoding exosortase B, whose product MSTLATRAPAIDPLGPLKTWWPILLGLLVLYVPTYWMLAHGLWNSEEQAHGPIVLIVALFLIWQQRAVFVDEAVTPTRVEAATGWALLIVGLLAYALGRSQDILLFEVGSQIPVILGVLLITLGWRTARALWFALFFLLFMIPLPGFVVDAATGPLKQYISVIAEQVLYAAGYPIARSGVTLTVGQYQLLVADACSGLHSMFSLTAMGLLYLYLMQRTSIARNLIIMAAILPMAFLANVVRVMVLILVTYHLGDEAGQGFLHGFAGIMLFIVGLLFLFLLDALLGFVFPDRPRVKAKA is encoded by the coding sequence ATGAGTACACTCGCCACCCGCGCCCCCGCGATCGATCCCCTCGGACCCCTCAAGACCTGGTGGCCGATCCTGCTCGGCCTGCTGGTTCTCTATGTGCCCACCTACTGGATGCTGGCGCACGGCTTGTGGAATTCGGAGGAACAGGCCCACGGCCCCATCGTGCTGATCGTCGCACTGTTCCTGATCTGGCAGCAGCGTGCCGTTTTCGTCGACGAGGCGGTCACGCCTACGCGCGTCGAAGCGGCAACCGGCTGGGCCCTGTTGATCGTCGGTTTGCTTGCCTACGCGCTCGGCCGATCGCAGGACATCCTGTTGTTCGAGGTCGGCTCGCAGATCCCGGTGATTCTGGGCGTGCTCCTCATCACGCTCGGGTGGCGCACTGCACGCGCCCTGTGGTTTGCGCTGTTCTTCCTGCTGTTCATGATTCCGCTGCCGGGCTTCGTCGTCGATGCCGCCACCGGGCCGCTCAAGCAATACATATCGGTCATCGCAGAGCAGGTGCTGTACGCCGCGGGTTATCCTATCGCGCGCAGCGGCGTGACGCTCACAGTCGGGCAGTATCAGCTACTCGTGGCCGACGCCTGCTCCGGCTTGCATTCCATGTTCAGCCTGACGGCTATGGGACTCTTGTATCTTTATTTGATGCAACGCACCAGCATCGCGCGGAACCTCATCATCATGGCCGCCATCCTCCCGATGGCGTTTTTGGCCAACGTGGTTCGCGTCATGGTGTTGATCCTCGTCACTTACCATCTGGGAGACGAAGCCGGGCAGGGCTTCCTGCACGGTTTCGCCGGCATCATGCTGTTCATCGTCGGTCTCCTGTTTCTGTTCCTGCTGGACGCGCTGCTGGGATTCGTCTTTCCCGACCGTCCGCGCGTAAAGGCGAAGGCCTGA
- the epsI gene encoding exosortase-associated protein EpsI, B-type: MKLDSFKPLLIGLCMFAAAGAALALKPTTKVAENGPKVNLEELIPEKFGDWTIDSTVAPLVANPQQTALIEKIYSDTLSRTYVNRDGDRIMLAVAYGGDQTDTMAVHKPEVCYPAQGFEILKNTSDTFSIGKARIPVKRLVATQGPRIEPITYWTTVGDAVTVSGVTRKLNQLKYGLTGKIPDGLLFRVSSIQADDAKAYQAQDAFARDLLRAMSPAGRKRIVGTSNPTS, translated from the coding sequence ATGAAACTCGACAGCTTCAAGCCCCTCCTCATCGGGTTATGCATGTTTGCCGCTGCAGGCGCCGCGCTCGCACTCAAGCCGACGACCAAGGTCGCGGAGAATGGTCCTAAGGTCAACCTAGAGGAGCTGATTCCAGAAAAATTCGGCGACTGGACGATCGATAGCACCGTCGCACCGCTGGTAGCCAACCCTCAGCAAACGGCGCTGATTGAAAAGATCTACAGCGATACGCTGTCGCGGACCTACGTGAACCGGGACGGCGACCGCATCATGCTCGCGGTCGCGTACGGAGGCGACCAGACGGATACGATGGCTGTGCACAAGCCGGAAGTATGCTATCCCGCCCAAGGCTTCGAGATACTCAAGAACACGTCGGATACCTTTTCGATCGGGAAGGCGCGCATCCCCGTCAAGCGTCTGGTCGCCACCCAGGGACCGCGGATCGAGCCCATCACCTATTGGACCACCGTCGGGGACGCCGTCACCGTAAGCGGCGTAACGAGGAAGCTCAACCAATTGAAATACGGCCTCACCGGCAAGATCCCCGACGGCCTGCTGTTCAGGGTTTCCAGCATCCAAGCCGACGACGCCAAAGCCTATCAGGCACAAGACGCGTTTGCCCGAGATCTGCTCAGGGCGATGTCGCCGGCCGGGCGAAAGCGCATCGTTGGAACCTCCAACCCAACGAGTTGA